One window of the Magnolia sinica isolate HGM2019 chromosome 19, MsV1, whole genome shotgun sequence genome contains the following:
- the LOC131235635 gene encoding uncharacterized protein LOC131235635 has translation MSVTQYGARFVALSRFAPYLVDDEGRKARLFENGLCFGLRSRVVGQMLSTFEQAVQRAQIYEAEWNDSQRVRDHRGDRKRKIPSGSFQQQRRRPQRHRNRPSFRVPAASSALPKRPFTGACFKCGEMGHCKRECPHFQ, from the coding sequence ATGTCCGTGACACAGTATGGGGCTCGTTTTGTGGctctatcgaggttcgcgccatatttAGTTGacgatgaggggcggaaggcccgcctttttgagaacggcttatgtTTTGGCCTTAGGAGCCGTGTCGTTGGACAAATGCTCTCGACTTTTGAGCAGGCAGTtcagagggctcagatttatgaggcgGAATGGAACGATTCGCAGAGGGTTCGTGACCAtagaggagaccggaagaggaagatCCCATCTGGTAGTTTTCAGCAGCAGCGTCGACGGCCACAGAGGCAtaggaaccgtccatcctttcgagTGCCAGCAGCATCTTCAGCATTACCAAAGAGACCGTTTACAGGTGCTTGCTTCAAATGTGGTGAGATGGGGCATTGTAAGCGTGAGTGCCCCCATTTTCAGTAG